The Bacteroidota bacterium genome contains a region encoding:
- the rpsK gene encoding 30S ribosomal protein S11, producing MAKKQKGGRPVRKKKVVVEANGQAHIKATFNNVLVTLTDQYGNAISWASSGKMGFKGSRKNTPYAAQVASSAAAKEAYDLGLRRVEVFVKGPGSGRESAIRALSTSGLEIATIRDVTPIPHNGCRPPKRRRV from the coding sequence ATGGCTAAAAAGCAAAAAGGCGGTCGGCCGGTTCGTAAAAAGAAGGTTGTTGTAGAGGCGAACGGACAGGCACACATCAAAGCGACATTTAACAATGTATTGGTCACCCTTACCGACCAGTATGGCAACGCGATTTCGTGGGCCAGCTCTGGTAAAATGGGTTTTAAAGGGAGTAGAAAGAATACGCCGTATGCAGCCCAGGTGGCTTCATCTGCTGCTGCTAAAGAAGCGTATGATCTCGGCTTGCGTCGTGTTGAGGTATTTGTGAAAGGACCAGGATCTGGACGTGAGTCTGCGATTCGCGCCCTTTCAACCTCAGGACTTGAAATCGCTACGATTCGCGACGTTACTCCTATTCCACACAATGGCTGCCGGCCTCCTAAAAGACGGCGTGTTTGA
- the rpsM gene encoding 30S ribosomal protein S13 encodes MPRIAGVDVPNNKRGEIALTSIFGVGRSLAKEILEKVGIDYNLHPSKWTEEQTKQIRRLIEDEYLVEGQLRTERQMNIKRLMDIGCYRGLRHRRSLPLRGQRTKTNARTRKGRKKTVAGKKKAPRK; translated from the coding sequence ATGCCACGAATCGCTGGAGTTGACGTCCCAAATAATAAGCGAGGAGAGATTGCACTAACGTCCATTTTTGGCGTTGGTCGTTCCCTGGCCAAGGAAATCCTTGAGAAAGTTGGGATTGACTACAACCTTCACCCAAGTAAATGGACTGAAGAGCAGACGAAGCAAATCCGTCGTCTCATTGAAGATGAGTATCTGGTAGAAGGCCAGCTTCGGACAGAGCGTCAGATGAATATAAAGCGACTGATGGATATCGGTTGCTATCGGGGGCTGCGTCATCGTCGTTCGTTGCCATTGCGCGGACAGCGGACCAAAACCAACGCCCGTACCAGAAAAGGGCGTAAGAAAACGGTTGCCGGTAAGAAGAAGGCGCCGCGTAAGTAA
- the rpmJ gene encoding 50S ribosomal protein L36, which produces MKVQASVKKRSADDKIVRRKGRVYVINKKNPKHKQRQG; this is translated from the coding sequence ATGAAAGTACAAGCGAGTGTAAAGAAACGGAGCGCTGACGACAAAATTGTACGTCGTAAAGGGCGCGTTTACGTAATCAACAAGAAGAACCCAAAACACAAGCAGCGCCAGGGTTGA
- the rpsD gene encoding 30S ribosomal protein S4, with translation MARYRGPKQKIARRFKEPLFGPSKSLERKPYPPGQHGRSRRGKESEYSVQLKEKQKAKHTYGLLERQFRNLFEKAARKRGVTGENLLRFLESRLDNTVFRLGFAMTRRQARQFVTHCHILVNGRVVNIPSYQLRTGDIVAIRPKSRRSPSIREAVQRNRRTYPWLEVDRKEMQGKFLEFPNREDIPENIREQLIVELYSK, from the coding sequence ATGGCCCGTTATAGAGGCCCCAAACAGAAAATCGCACGGCGGTTCAAAGAGCCGCTTTTTGGTCCGAGCAAATCGCTCGAAAGAAAACCGTATCCGCCCGGACAACATGGGCGTTCACGACGCGGTAAAGAAAGCGAGTACTCAGTTCAGCTGAAAGAAAAGCAAAAAGCAAAACATACCTACGGTCTTCTCGAACGTCAGTTCAGAAATCTGTTCGAGAAAGCTGCCCGTAAAAGAGGCGTTACCGGGGAAAACTTGCTTCGTTTTCTTGAATCCCGCCTTGACAATACCGTCTTCCGCCTTGGCTTTGCCATGACCCGGAGACAGGCTCGCCAGTTTGTAACGCACTGTCACATCTTGGTTAACGGCCGCGTCGTAAATATTCCTTCTTATCAGCTCAGAACAGGAGATATTGTTGCCATCCGGCCCAAAAGCCGGCGCTCTCCTTCTATTCGTGAAGCTGTACAGCGTAATCGCCGAACTTATCCATGGCTGGAAGTTGATCGGAAGGAAATGCAAGGGAAATTCCTCGAATTCCCGAATCGCGAAGATATCCCAGAGAATATCCGCGAACAGCTAATCGTCGAGCTCTATTCGAAATAG
- the map gene encoding type I methionyl aminopeptidase: MIHLKSLQEVEKLRESADLVSRTLAEIAGLIKPGVKTIDLDAVAEQYIRSHGAKPAFKGYKVGRAVFPGTLCISINDEVVHGIPGEYALQEGDLVSVDCGVLLNGYYGDSAYTFAVGDISAEDIQLCRVTYESLMKGIDKARVGFRIGDISHAVQAHCESFGYGVVRDLVGHGIGKSLHEAPQVPNFGRQGSGRKLKDGTSMCIEPMINAGTFEVFTAEDQWTIKTLDNSRSAHYELTVVVRNGEAEVLSTFSHIEKVITPPYKLALAEE, encoded by the coding sequence ATGATTCACCTTAAAAGTCTGCAAGAAGTAGAAAAACTCAGAGAGAGTGCTGACCTTGTAAGTCGTACCCTCGCAGAGATAGCCGGACTTATCAAGCCAGGTGTAAAAACTATTGATCTGGATGCTGTTGCTGAGCAGTACATCCGATCGCACGGTGCTAAGCCCGCGTTCAAAGGATACAAAGTTGGGCGTGCTGTTTTTCCTGGCACGCTTTGCATCTCGATTAATGACGAGGTGGTACACGGCATCCCTGGTGAGTACGCCCTGCAGGAAGGAGATCTAGTCTCTGTTGATTGTGGCGTGTTGCTCAACGGTTATTATGGCGACAGTGCCTATACCTTTGCAGTTGGCGACATTTCTGCTGAAGACATCCAGCTATGCCGTGTCACCTATGAGTCTCTGATGAAAGGGATAGACAAGGCCCGCGTTGGATTCAGAATTGGAGATATCTCCCATGCGGTACAGGCACACTGCGAGTCGTTTGGCTACGGCGTTGTCCGTGATCTGGTAGGCCATGGCATAGGTAAGAGTCTGCATGAAGCCCCGCAGGTGCCAAACTTTGGTCGGCAGGGGAGCGGGCGCAAACTTAAAGATGGGACCTCAATGTGCATTGAGCCAATGATCAATGCAGGTACTTTTGAAGTGTTTACTGCAGAAGACCAGTGGACCATTAAAACATTGGACAACAGCCGATCTGCACACTACGAATTAACCGTGGTTGTGCGTAATGGAGAAGCTGAGGTGTTGAGTACGTTTTCTCATATAGAAAAGGTAATTACACCACCCTACAAACTAGCACTGGCTGAAGAGTAG
- the secY gene encoding preprotein translocase subunit SecY, translating to MAGFAESIRNIWKVEELRQRILYTMGLLIVYRIGAQVTLPGIDANVLATVNSQTDSNNLFGFLDMFVGGAFSQAGIFALGIMPYITASIIIQLLGAVNPYFQKLQREGEEGRRKITQLTRYGTVLITLIQSTGYAINLLAGATGTAIVINSTFFMFTTVITLTAGTVFVMWLGERITESGIGNGISLIIMIGIIAFLPTSLMNEFNLSANFFIFLLEIAVLLGVIAFIILVSQGTRRIPVQYAKRVVGRKVYGGTTQYLPIRVNAAGVMPIIFAQSIMFVPATIAQFFPGNDGMQQFGAWFSDISGWGYSIVFFVICVFFTYFYTAIAVNPKEMADTMKRQGGFIPGIRPGKQTSEFVDDILTRVTLPGSIFLGLVAILPAFAMQAGVTAGFAMFYGGTSLIILVQVTLDTLQQIESHLLMRHYDGFMKSGRVKGRRV from the coding sequence ATGGCTGGCTTTGCCGAAAGTATTCGTAACATTTGGAAGGTTGAAGAGCTGCGGCAACGCATTCTCTACACAATGGGCCTTCTCATTGTTTATCGTATTGGCGCACAGGTAACCCTGCCGGGTATTGACGCCAATGTTCTGGCTACTGTGAACTCGCAGACCGACTCAAACAATCTATTCGGGTTTCTCGATATGTTTGTGGGGGGGGCGTTTAGCCAGGCTGGTATCTTTGCGCTCGGTATCATGCCGTACATTACGGCGTCGATTATTATTCAGCTGCTGGGTGCAGTTAACCCTTATTTCCAGAAGCTGCAGCGCGAGGGAGAAGAGGGCCGGCGTAAAATTACCCAGCTCACGCGTTATGGTACGGTGCTGATCACATTGATCCAGTCTACCGGATATGCCATTAACCTGCTTGCAGGTGCAACCGGCACGGCGATTGTCATCAATTCGACCTTTTTCATGTTCACAACAGTGATTACCCTCACGGCCGGGACTGTCTTTGTGATGTGGCTTGGTGAACGAATTACAGAGAGCGGTATTGGCAATGGTATTTCGCTGATCATTATGATTGGTATTATTGCCTTCTTGCCAACCTCGCTGATGAACGAATTCAATCTGTCAGCCAACTTCTTCATTTTCCTCCTTGAAATTGCCGTTCTGCTCGGTGTGATAGCCTTTATTATTCTGGTGTCACAAGGTACACGGCGAATACCGGTGCAATATGCAAAGCGTGTTGTGGGCCGCAAGGTATACGGTGGTACAACGCAATATCTGCCAATCCGCGTTAACGCGGCGGGCGTGATGCCGATCATCTTTGCCCAGTCCATCATGTTTGTGCCGGCAACCATCGCACAGTTCTTCCCCGGAAACGACGGCATGCAGCAGTTTGGCGCATGGTTCAGCGATATTTCCGGCTGGGGCTATTCGATCGTCTTTTTTGTCATCTGTGTGTTCTTCACCTATTTCTATACAGCCATCGCGGTTAATCCGAAAGAAATGGCTGATACAATGAAGCGCCAGGGTGGCTTTATCCCAGGGATTCGCCCGGGTAAACAAACAAGCGAATTTGTAGACGACATCCTCACCCGCGTTACACTGCCAGGATCTATTTTCCTCGGCCTTGTAGCCATCCTGCCGGCGTTTGCCATGCAGGCCGGTGTAACCGCAGGGTTTGCCATGTTCTACGGTGGTACCAGCTTGATCATTCTTGTACAGGTGACCCTGGATACCCTGCAACAAATTGAAAGCCATCTGCTCATGCGCCATTACGATGGCTTCATGAAGAGCGGCCGCGTCAAAGGACGACGTGTATAG